The following proteins come from a genomic window of Pseudomonas hygromyciniae:
- a CDS encoding TatD family hydrolase, translating into MLVDSHCHLDRLDLAAHGGSLDAALDAARQRGVGHFLCIGVSAENAADVKALAERYADVDCSVGIHPLDLKPGEAPALDWLLGELNHPRVVAIGETGLDYHYEPEAADLQQASFRLHLQAAQQTGKPVIVHTRGARADTLALLREAALPQAGVLHCFTEDWEMAKAALDLGFYISLSGIVTFRNADALRDVARQVPADRLLVETDSPYLAPIPHRGKPNLPEYVRDVADYLAMLRGESVERFAEQTTENFKRLFPLAHVR; encoded by the coding sequence ATGCTCGTAGATTCCCATTGCCACCTTGATCGCCTCGACCTCGCCGCCCACGGTGGCTCCCTGGATGCCGCCCTCGACGCCGCACGCCAGCGCGGCGTTGGGCATTTTCTGTGCATCGGCGTCAGCGCCGAGAACGCCGCCGACGTCAAGGCTCTGGCCGAGCGCTATGCCGACGTGGATTGCTCGGTAGGTATCCATCCTCTGGACCTCAAGCCTGGCGAAGCCCCGGCCCTTGACTGGCTGCTGGGCGAACTCAATCACCCGCGAGTGGTGGCTATTGGCGAGACCGGCCTGGATTACCACTACGAGCCCGAAGCCGCCGATTTGCAGCAGGCCTCGTTCCGACTGCACCTGCAAGCGGCGCAGCAGACCGGTAAACCAGTGATCGTACATACCCGTGGCGCCCGTGCCGACACCCTGGCGTTGCTGCGCGAGGCGGCGTTGCCCCAGGCGGGCGTGTTGCACTGTTTCACCGAAGACTGGGAGATGGCCAAGGCGGCCCTCGACCTGGGGTTCTATATTTCCCTGTCGGGTATTGTCACCTTCCGCAACGCCGATGCCCTGCGGGATGTGGCGCGCCAGGTGCCGGCGGATCGTCTGCTGGTGGAAACCGATTCGCCTTACCTCGCACCGATCCCCCATCGCGGCAAGCCGAACCTGCCGGAATATGTGCGGGATGTGGCGGATTACCTGGCGATGTTGCGCGGCGAGTCAGTCGAGCGTTTTGCCGAGCAGACCACCGAGAACTTCAAGCGCCTGTTCCCGCTGGCGCACGTTCGCTGA
- the pabC gene encoding aminodeoxychorismate lyase, producing MHSWVDGQPADAVPLKDRGLAYGDGLFETIAVKAGQPVLLDRHLQRLDEGCRRLALTVDQGLVRSELLAYAAAFGDGVLKLILTRGDSLRGYGINAGAPARRILQGSPPATYPEAHGSSGVRLFPCVTRLSEQPLLAGLKHLNRLEQVLARAEWQDADHAEGLMLDMSGRVIEGVFSNLFLVHDGQLLTADLSRCGVAGVMRAELLARAEALGIVTRVADISLAQLQQADEVFVCNSVYGIWPVLGCGPMSWSAGPLTRKLQGIVRALLGV from the coding sequence ATGCACAGCTGGGTCGACGGTCAGCCGGCGGACGCAGTGCCGCTGAAAGATCGCGGCCTGGCCTACGGCGATGGTTTGTTTGAAACCATCGCGGTCAAGGCCGGGCAGCCCGTGCTGCTTGATCGTCATCTGCAACGCCTCGACGAAGGTTGCAGGCGCCTGGCGCTTACTGTGGACCAGGGCCTGGTCCGCAGCGAGTTGCTGGCCTATGCGGCAGCCTTCGGTGACGGTGTTCTCAAGTTGATCCTCACCCGTGGCGATAGCCTGCGCGGTTATGGCATCAACGCAGGCGCCCCAGCACGTCGTATTCTGCAAGGCAGCCCGCCTGCCACCTATCCCGAGGCTCATGGTTCATCAGGCGTTCGCCTTTTCCCATGCGTCACCCGTTTGTCCGAGCAACCCTTGCTCGCAGGTCTCAAGCATCTAAATCGCCTCGAACAGGTCCTGGCACGCGCCGAGTGGCAAGATGCCGATCACGCGGAAGGATTGATGCTGGATATGTCTGGGCGCGTCATCGAAGGCGTGTTCAGCAACCTGTTCTTGGTACATGACGGCCAGTTGCTGACAGCCGACCTGAGCCGCTGTGGCGTGGCCGGCGTCATGCGTGCCGAGCTGTTGGCCAGGGCCGAGGCGTTAGGCATTGTCACCAGGGTTGCCGATATCAGCCTTGCGCAGTTGCAACAGGCTGATGAAGTGTTCGTCTGCAACAGCGTATATGGCATTTGGCCGGTGCTTGGATGTGGGCCAATGAGCTGGTCGGCTGGGCCGCTCACCCGTAAACTGCAAGGCATTGTTCGCGCGCTATTGGGTGTTTGA
- a CDS encoding DNA polymerase III subunit delta' yields the protein MAEAYPWQDSLWQQLAGRAQHAHAYLLHGPAGIGKRALAERLMARLLCQQPAELEACGQCKSCLLLKAGSHPDNYVLEPEEADKAIKVDQVRDLVSFVVQTAQMGGRKVVLIEPVESMNINAANALLKSLEEPSGDTVLLLVSHQSSRLLPTIRSRCVQQACPLPSEAMSLQWLGQALPECSEQERVELLTLAAGSPLAAVSLQAQGVREQRALVVDGVKKLLKQEQSATQLAEGWKDVPLLLLFDWFCDWSSLILRYQLTQDENGLGLMDMRKVVQYLAQKSAQDKVLNIQDWILAQRQKVLGKANLNRVLLLEALLVQWVGLLGRR from the coding sequence GTGGCTGAGGCCTATCCGTGGCAGGACAGCCTGTGGCAGCAATTGGCCGGACGTGCCCAGCATGCCCATGCCTATCTGCTCCATGGACCGGCAGGCATCGGCAAGCGTGCCTTGGCCGAGCGCTTGATGGCTCGCCTGCTGTGTCAGCAGCCGGCAGAGCTGGAGGCGTGCGGGCAATGCAAATCGTGCCTGCTGCTCAAGGCCGGCAGCCATCCGGACAACTACGTGCTGGAGCCTGAAGAGGCCGACAAGGCGATCAAGGTCGACCAGGTACGTGACCTGGTGAGCTTCGTGGTGCAGACCGCGCAGATGGGCGGGCGCAAGGTGGTGCTGATCGAGCCGGTGGAGTCGATGAACATCAACGCCGCCAACGCCTTGCTCAAGAGCCTTGAAGAACCATCCGGCGATACCGTGCTGCTGTTGGTCAGTCATCAGTCCAGCCGTTTGCTGCCAACCATTCGCAGTCGTTGCGTGCAACAGGCCTGCCCGCTGCCGAGCGAGGCCATGAGTTTGCAATGGCTGGGCCAGGCCTTGCCTGAGTGCAGTGAGCAGGAGCGGGTCGAATTGTTGACCCTGGCGGCCGGCTCGCCCCTGGCGGCGGTCAGCCTGCAGGCCCAGGGCGTGCGCGAGCAGCGTGCGCTGGTGGTCGATGGGGTGAAGAAGCTGCTCAAGCAAGAGCAGTCTGCCACCCAACTGGCCGAGGGCTGGAAAGACGTGCCGCTGTTGCTGCTGTTTGACTGGTTCTGTGACTGGTCCAGCTTGATCCTGCGCTATCAACTGACCCAGGACGAGAACGGCCTGGGTCTGATGGACATGCGCAAGGTCGTTCAGTACCTGGCGCAAAAGAGCGCCCAGGACAAGGTCTTGAACATTCAGGACTGGATCCTCGCTCAGCGCCAGAAGGTCCTGGGCAAGGCCAACCTGAACCGGGTGCTGTTGCTTGAGGCACTGCTGGTGCAGTGGGTCGGATTGCTCGGCCGACGTTGA
- the tmk gene encoding dTMP kinase: MTGLFITLEGPEGAGKSTNREYLAERLRAEGIEVLLTREPGGTPLAEKIREVLLATGDEVMNPDTELLLVFAARAQHLAEVIRPALARGAVVICDRFTDSTYAYQGAGRGLSLERIATLETFVQGDLRPHLTLVFDLPVDVGLARASARGRLDRFELEGRAFFEAVRAAYLQRAEAAPSRYCLLDAAQPLEQVQRAIDALLPKLLELYRG, encoded by the coding sequence GTGACTGGCTTGTTTATTACCCTGGAAGGCCCTGAAGGCGCCGGCAAGAGTACCAACCGTGAATACCTGGCCGAGCGCTTGCGGGCCGAAGGGATCGAGGTGCTGCTGACCCGCGAACCAGGCGGCACGCCTCTGGCGGAGAAGATCCGCGAGGTGCTGCTGGCCACTGGCGACGAGGTCATGAACCCGGACACCGAGTTGTTGCTGGTGTTTGCTGCACGTGCCCAGCACCTGGCCGAAGTGATCCGGCCGGCGCTGGCCCGTGGTGCGGTGGTGATCTGCGACCGCTTTACCGATTCCACCTACGCCTACCAAGGCGCCGGCCGTGGCTTGTCCCTGGAGCGCATCGCGACCCTGGAGACCTTTGTCCAGGGCGATCTGCGCCCGCACCTGACCCTGGTCTTCGACCTGCCGGTGGATGTCGGCCTGGCGCGGGCCAGTGCCCGTGGTCGGCTGGACCGCTTCGAGCTGGAAGGGCGGGCATTTTTTGAAGCGGTGCGCGCGGCGTACCTCCAGCGTGCCGAAGCTGCACCGTCGCGCTATTGCCTGCTGGATGCCGCGCAACCGCTGGAGCAGGTGCAACGGGCTATCGATGCACTGCTCCCGAAACTGTTGGAGCTTTACCGTGGCTGA
- a CDS encoding DUF4823 domain-containing protein, with translation MRSLVLLLASFALGGCMTVSDMAEGTRYQMSDAGLLDHSDTRRSNSVRIQPDSFVFIAQGAFTPPGSAYPRPNVVAEEAFNGFIEYFPMVRRARAPQGLEQAMAEAREVGAHYLLYTRFAKADDRIGNADEWADQEALDRLGVDSGVIQIMLIETSTQYLIDTARIRSRGGLLTFHDNKPEDLLGPPLRQYARSLLGMSDQ, from the coding sequence ATGCGTAGTCTGGTTTTGTTGCTGGCGTCGTTCGCGCTGGGTGGCTGCATGACAGTCAGCGATATGGCCGAAGGCACTCGCTATCAGATGAGCGATGCCGGTTTGCTGGATCACAGCGATACCCGTCGCTCCAACTCGGTTCGCATACAGCCCGATTCGTTTGTATTTATCGCCCAGGGCGCGTTCACGCCGCCGGGCAGCGCCTATCCGCGTCCCAATGTGGTGGCCGAAGAAGCCTTCAATGGTTTTATCGAATACTTCCCCATGGTCCGCCGCGCCCGCGCCCCGCAAGGACTGGAGCAGGCCATGGCCGAAGCCCGCGAGGTGGGGGCCCATTACCTGTTGTATACGCGCTTCGCCAAGGCGGATGATCGCATCGGCAATGCAGATGAGTGGGCCGATCAGGAAGCCCTGGATCGGCTGGGTGTCGACAGCGGGGTGATCCAGATTATGTTGATCGAGACCAGCACCCAGTATTTGATCGATACTGCACGGATTCGCAGTCGTGGCGGTTTACTGACGTTCCACGACAACAAACCCGAAGATCTGCTTGGCCCACCGCTGCGCCAGTATGCCCGCAGCCTGCTGGGCATGAGCGACCAGTAA
- the mltG gene encoding endolytic transglycosylase MltG, with amino-acid sequence MRRKIVLLLEIGLVLAGLLLGFSAWKLDSALKQPLNLSQEQLLDVAAGATPTGTFNRLEADGVLEDAFWLRLYWRFNLDGQPLHSGEYRMTPGLTAQGLIGLWQRGEVVQYSLTLVEGWNFRQVRSALAKHEKIEQTLSGLSDREVMAKIGHPDVFPEGRFFPDTYRFVRGMTDVEFLKKAYNRLDDVLEQEWSRRAPDAPYTDPYQALIMASLVEKETGVPEERGQIAGVFVRRLKIGMLLQTDPTVIYGMGERYNGKLTRAHLKEATPYNTYMISGLPPTPIAMVGREAIHAALNPVSGSSLYFVARGDGSHIFSDSLDAHNAAVREYQLKRRADYRSSPAPAAPATVEPVAPEAAPAQSPQ; translated from the coding sequence TTGAGACGTAAAATTGTATTGCTGCTGGAGATCGGTCTGGTCCTGGCGGGTTTGCTGCTGGGCTTTTCGGCCTGGAAGCTGGACTCGGCCTTGAAGCAGCCGCTGAATCTGTCCCAGGAGCAATTGCTGGATGTGGCGGCCGGTGCGACCCCGACCGGTACCTTCAATCGCCTGGAAGCTGACGGCGTGCTTGAGGATGCCTTTTGGCTGCGCCTGTACTGGCGTTTCAATCTGGATGGTCAGCCGCTGCACAGTGGTGAATACCGAATGACGCCAGGCCTGACGGCCCAAGGGCTGATCGGCCTGTGGCAGCGCGGCGAAGTGGTGCAGTACAGCCTGACCTTGGTGGAAGGCTGGAACTTCCGCCAGGTGCGCAGTGCGCTGGCCAAGCACGAAAAAATCGAGCAGACCTTGTCTGGCTTGAGTGACCGCGAGGTGATGGCGAAAATCGGCCATCCCGACGTGTTCCCGGAAGGGCGGTTCTTCCCTGATACCTACCGTTTCGTGCGCGGCATGACCGATGTCGAATTCCTGAAAAAAGCCTACAACCGCCTGGACGATGTACTTGAGCAGGAATGGAGCCGACGTGCCCCGGATGCGCCCTATACCGACCCCTACCAGGCGCTGATCATGGCGTCGCTGGTCGAGAAGGAAACCGGCGTGCCGGAAGAACGTGGGCAGATTGCCGGGGTGTTTGTGCGGCGCCTGAAGATCGGCATGCTGCTGCAAACCGACCCCACCGTGATCTACGGCATGGGCGAGCGCTACAACGGCAAGTTGACGCGCGCGCACCTGAAAGAAGCCACGCCCTATAACACCTACATGATCAGCGGTTTGCCACCGACGCCGATTGCCATGGTCGGCCGCGAAGCGATCCATGCCGCGTTGAATCCGGTGTCGGGCAGCAGCCTGTATTTCGTGGCGCGGGGCGATGGCAGCCATATTTTTTCCGATAGCCTGGATGCCCATAATGCGGCGGTGCGCGAGTACCAACTCAAGCGTCGCGCCGATTATCGCTCCAGCCCTGCACCGGCTGCACCGGCGACGGTTGAGCCTGTCGCGCCTGAAGCTGCGCCCGCGCAAAGCCCGCAATGA
- a CDS encoding GNAT family N-acetyltransferase, translating into MTIEIRPAVPSDAAQILTFITELAEYEKARHEVIASVVDIERSLFSEGATAHGLICLRDGLPIGFAVFFFSYSTWLGSNCLYLEDLYINPEQRGGGAGKKLLRHLAKIAYDNGCGRFEWSVLDWNEPAIAFYKSIGAQPQEEWVRYRMEGEALREFAQG; encoded by the coding sequence ATGACCATCGAGATCCGTCCCGCCGTGCCCAGCGATGCTGCGCAGATCCTGACCTTTATCACTGAGCTGGCCGAGTACGAAAAAGCCCGCCACGAAGTGATCGCCAGCGTGGTGGATATCGAGCGCAGCCTGTTCAGCGAAGGTGCCACCGCCCATGGCCTGATCTGCCTGCGCGATGGCTTGCCGATTGGTTTTGCGGTGTTCTTCTTCAGCTACTCCACTTGGCTGGGCAGCAATTGCCTGTATCTGGAAGACCTGTACATCAACCCGGAGCAGCGCGGCGGCGGGGCGGGCAAGAAGTTGCTGCGCCACCTGGCAAAAATCGCCTACGACAATGGCTGTGGGCGCTTTGAATGGAGTGTGCTGGACTGGAACGAGCCGGCCATTGCGTTCTACAAATCCATCGGTGCCCAACCCCAGGAAGAATGGGTGCGCTACCGCATGGAAGGCGAGGCGTTGCGTGAGTTTGCCCAGGGCTGA
- a CDS encoding DUF1285 domain-containing protein, with product MTDSAKANDLLAQLPKGKGPAPVHLWNPDFCGDIDMRIARDGTWYYLGTPIGRKPMVKLFSNIIRRDGDDYFLITPVEKVGIKVDDAPFVAVSLEVEGDGENQLLRFTSNVEDLIEAGPAHPLRVVIDPHTQEPSPYVLVRNNLEALVHRNVFYQMVELAVTRRIDGESWLGVWSGGVFFPIGLEPRD from the coding sequence ATGACGGATTCGGCCAAAGCCAATGATTTGTTGGCACAGTTGCCCAAGGGCAAGGGACCGGCTCCGGTTCACCTGTGGAACCCGGATTTCTGTGGCGATATCGACATGCGCATCGCCCGTGATGGCACCTGGTATTACCTGGGCACGCCTATCGGGCGTAAGCCGATGGTCAAGCTGTTCTCCAATATCATCCGCCGCGATGGCGATGATTACTTCTTGATCACGCCGGTGGAAAAGGTCGGGATCAAGGTGGACGACGCGCCCTTTGTGGCCGTGTCGCTGGAGGTCGAAGGCGATGGCGAGAACCAGCTCCTGCGGTTTACCTCCAATGTCGAAGACCTGATCGAAGCCGGCCCGGCGCATCCGTTGCGGGTGGTGATTGATCCACACACCCAGGAGCCTTCGCCCTACGTGCTGGTGCGCAACAACCTTGAGGCGCTGGTCCACCGCAACGTGTTCTACCAGATGGTGGAACTGGCAGTAACACGCCGGATCGACGGCGAGAGTTGGCTGGGCGTCTGGAGTGGCGGGGTGTTCTTCCCGATAGGCCTGGAGCCCAGGGACTGA
- a CDS encoding TetR/AcrR family transcriptional regulator yields the protein MHKEPRKVREFRRREQEILDTALKLFLEQGEDSVTVEMIADAVGIGKGTIYKHFKSKAEIYLRLMLDYERDLNELLHSADVDKDKEALSRAYFEFRMRDPQRYRLFDRLEEKVVKGHQVPEMVEELHKIRASNFERLTLLIKGRISEGKLEDVPPYFHYCAAWALVHGAVALYHSPFWSNVLEDQEGFFQFLMDIGVRMGNKRKHSTELPNPETPAT from the coding sequence ATGCACAAAGAACCCCGTAAGGTCCGTGAGTTTCGCCGCCGTGAGCAGGAAATTCTCGACACCGCGCTCAAATTGTTCCTCGAACAGGGTGAAGACAGCGTCACCGTCGAGATGATTGCGGATGCCGTGGGTATCGGCAAAGGCACGATCTATAAGCACTTCAAGTCCAAGGCCGAGATCTACTTGCGCCTGATGCTCGATTACGAGCGCGATTTGAACGAGCTGCTGCACTCGGCCGATGTCGACAAAGACAAGGAAGCGCTGTCCCGGGCTTACTTTGAGTTCCGCATGCGCGACCCGCAGCGCTACCGACTGTTCGATCGCCTCGAAGAAAAAGTGGTCAAGGGTCACCAGGTGCCGGAAATGGTCGAGGAGTTGCACAAGATCCGTGCTTCGAACTTCGAGCGCCTGACCTTGCTGATCAAGGGCCGGATCAGTGAAGGCAAGCTCGAAGACGTGCCGCCTTATTTCCACTACTGCGCCGCCTGGGCGTTGGTGCACGGTGCCGTGGCGCTGTACCACTCGCCATTCTGGAGCAACGTGCTGGAAGATCAGGAAGGCTTCTTCCAGTTCCTGATGGACATCGGCGTGCGCATGGGCAACAAGCGCAAGCACAGTACCGAGCTGCCGAACCCCGAGACGCCTGCCACGTAA
- a CDS encoding GTP 3',8-cyclase MoaA → MIVDRQGRRFRNLRISLTSACNYACTYCVPNGKRLVAAQDELSAEAMARGVAYLIEAAGIDRLRITGGEPLVSPKLETFMQAVGQMGLSDISLTTNGQLLARKLPLLVDAGIRRINVSLDTLDAAAFRGIARGGDLATVLDGMDQARAAGIKIKVNMVPLRGQNLDQVMPLLEYCLERGYELRFIELMRMGHLASDSNAFLQQFVSLQQLLSLIGEHHEYLQADAPVDATAVRYEIPGHGFFGVIANESVPFCRTCSRLRLSSTGWLHGCLSSSNRHYVGDLLDKPRHQALPALQGLLVKALGDKQEVAFSGGATVMKIIGG, encoded by the coding sequence ATGATCGTTGATCGTCAAGGCAGGCGTTTTCGCAATTTGCGGATCAGCCTGACCTCAGCCTGCAATTACGCCTGTACCTACTGCGTGCCCAACGGCAAGCGGTTGGTGGCTGCGCAGGACGAACTCTCGGCCGAAGCCATGGCCCGTGGCGTTGCGTACCTGATCGAGGCGGCAGGCATTGATCGTCTGCGTATTACCGGTGGCGAGCCGCTGGTCAGCCCCAAGCTCGAAACCTTTATGCAGGCCGTCGGGCAGATGGGCTTGAGCGATATCAGCCTGACCACCAATGGCCAGTTACTGGCGCGCAAGTTGCCATTGCTGGTCGATGCCGGCATTCGCCGGATCAATGTTTCCCTCGACACCCTCGATGCCGCTGCCTTTCGCGGGATCGCCAGGGGAGGTGACCTGGCCACGGTCCTCGATGGCATGGACCAGGCGCGTGCGGCGGGAATCAAGATCAAGGTCAATATGGTGCCATTGCGTGGGCAGAACCTCGACCAGGTCATGCCGCTGCTGGAGTATTGCCTGGAGCGTGGCTATGAACTGCGTTTTATCGAGTTGATGCGCATGGGCCACCTTGCGAGCGACTCCAACGCGTTCCTGCAACAGTTCGTCAGCCTGCAACAACTGTTGAGCCTGATTGGCGAACATCACGAATACCTGCAGGCTGACGCCCCGGTCGATGCCACGGCCGTGCGCTATGAAATCCCCGGTCACGGCTTCTTCGGCGTGATCGCCAATGAAAGCGTGCCGTTTTGCCGGACCTGTTCGCGCCTGCGCCTTTCTTCGACCGGCTGGTTGCACGGCTGCCTGTCGTCGAGCAACCGCCACTATGTCGGCGACCTGTTGGACAAGCCGCGCCACCAGGCCCTGCCGGCGTTACAGGGCCTGCTGGTCAAGGCCTTGGGCGACAAGCAGGAAGTGGCGTTTTCCGGCGGGGCTACCGTGATGAAGATCATTGGCGGGTAG
- a CDS encoding MFS transporter, whose translation MRPTAPVGGTLFALFCLASYLLSLSYGSTFLLSLLIDSRGGNEHDAGSVISMAMLSTFIAVIASGHLADALGAARSIACLGILLVVACLGFALTPGFGQGLMLFGLTLGLGWGVFYTLGPIIVAMLVAPSHRAKYFAWLSGSMMTGIGSGPLLGRAASAMGLPLESAFYIAALASLVGVLMFWRLGSYLKQQPNLLGTGTVSKISWASTRRVLGSKAVFAIIMVGLGGCVFGGLSSFQTSYAASHGLDYSLFFLGFMGAAITSRLVIASFVVRRDAYWSACVLSGLMLVSILMFSFGVHDSFSYLLAAITLGVGYGLTYSVINGLAANEAPTASTPQALLLFSLSYFIGVFGFPLLAGKLIVEHGVPTLLASVLGIALLNWLITVLRLIWRRVSKHKILQVT comes from the coding sequence ATGCGCCCCACTGCTCCAGTTGGCGGAACGCTCTTCGCCCTGTTCTGCCTTGCCAGCTACCTGCTGTCACTGTCGTATGGCTCGACGTTTTTGTTGTCGCTGCTGATCGATTCCAGAGGCGGCAATGAACACGACGCCGGCAGCGTGATTTCCATGGCGATGCTCAGTACGTTTATCGCAGTGATTGCATCCGGGCACCTGGCCGATGCCCTGGGTGCCGCGCGCTCAATTGCCTGCCTGGGGATCCTGCTGGTGGTGGCCTGCCTGGGCTTTGCCCTGACGCCGGGTTTTGGCCAGGGCCTGATGCTGTTCGGCCTGACCCTCGGGCTGGGCTGGGGCGTGTTCTACACCCTGGGCCCGATCATCGTGGCGATGCTGGTGGCGCCCAGCCACAGGGCCAAGTATTTCGCCTGGCTGTCGGGGAGCATGATGACCGGCATCGGTTCGGGCCCCCTGTTGGGGCGGGCGGCCAGCGCCATGGGCCTGCCTCTGGAAAGCGCATTTTATATTGCAGCCCTCGCCAGCCTGGTGGGCGTGCTGATGTTCTGGCGCCTGGGCAGCTATCTCAAGCAGCAACCCAACTTGCTGGGGACTGGCACCGTGTCGAAAATCTCCTGGGCCAGCACCCGGCGCGTACTGGGGTCGAAGGCGGTATTCGCAATCATCATGGTGGGCCTGGGCGGCTGTGTGTTTGGCGGGCTGTCGAGCTTCCAGACCAGCTACGCGGCGAGTCATGGGTTGGACTATTCGCTGTTCTTTCTCGGCTTCATGGGTGCGGCAATTACCAGTCGCTTGGTGATTGCCAGCTTTGTGGTCAGGCGCGATGCGTACTGGTCGGCCTGTGTGTTATCCGGATTGATGCTGGTGTCGATCCTGATGTTCAGCTTCGGCGTGCATGACAGCTTCAGCTACTTGCTGGCGGCCATTACCTTGGGAGTGGGTTACGGCCTGACCTACTCAGTGATCAACGGCCTGGCCGCCAACGAAGCGCCAACTGCCAGCACGCCCCAAGCCTTGCTGCTGTTCAGCCTGTCGTACTTTATCGGGGTGTTCGGGTTTCCGCTGCTGGCGGGCAAGCTGATTGTCGAGCATGGCGTGCCAACCCTGCTCGCCAGTGTATTGGGCATCGCCTTGCTCAACTGGCTGATCACGGTGCTGCGCCTGATTTGGCGCCGGGTGTCGAAACACAAAATCTTACAGGTGACCTAG